One Streptomyces sp. RPA4-2 genomic window carries:
- a CDS encoding nuclear transport factor 2 family protein: MSSNQTIVDACRRAYSGFEENDSSDLVALMSPEVIFDFPTSLPYGGTFHGPEGFLAFYRDIYDHYYETFTYDAHTVLDAGTHVVVPVRARAKAKNGRTMENEHCLLFTVNDGLIVKARLYADTAKGRDSIDGLQVFPAAS; this comes from the coding sequence GTGTCGAGCAATCAGACCATTGTGGACGCCTGCCGGCGAGCATATTCAGGATTCGAGGAGAACGATTCCTCGGACCTGGTGGCCCTCATGTCACCCGAAGTGATCTTCGACTTCCCCACCTCCCTGCCCTATGGCGGAACATTCCATGGGCCTGAAGGATTTCTCGCCTTCTACCGGGACATCTACGATCACTACTACGAGACCTTCACCTACGACGCGCACACAGTGCTCGACGCAGGGACGCACGTGGTCGTCCCCGTCAGGGCCAGGGCGAAGGCGAAGAACGGCCGCACCATGGAGAACGAACACTGTCTGCTGTTCACCGTGAACGACGGCCTGATAGTCAAGGCCCGGCTGTACGCGGACACCGCCAAGGGGCGTGACTCGATCGACGGCCTCCAGGTGTTCCCGGCGGCCTCCTGA
- a CDS encoding zinc-dependent alcohol dehydrogenase family protein: protein MRALVAGRVGEPVDVLRLESRPVPVPEAGQALIRVTATPVHASDLHVLRGRYGFSPEFPAVGGHMECVGRIEALGPDTAGLEVGERVVVAAVPAVPGPPVAGTWQEYLVADTRRLLPVPDGLSDSSACQLAVNPLTALLLVTRVLDVRPGEWLLQTAAGSTVGRLVIQLCRHLGIRTINVVRRRDAVEEIKALGGDEVICTEDEDLVRRVAEIAGPAGVRKATDCVAGVVGAQVSQALAPGGEVVVYGALSTHRQTDPAALTIPLQARSVIYETKVVRGFWLNRWFATATPEDALRALSEVRGLVTDGVLSIPEGRPFPLERFAEALALAETPARDAKPLFVFEDGTNEDDR from the coding sequence ATGCGTGCGCTCGTAGCCGGCAGGGTTGGCGAGCCTGTCGATGTTCTGCGGCTGGAGTCCCGGCCTGTTCCCGTGCCGGAGGCCGGCCAGGCGTTGATCCGTGTGACGGCGACTCCGGTCCACGCCAGTGATCTGCACGTCCTGCGTGGCCGCTACGGTTTCTCCCCCGAATTCCCGGCTGTCGGGGGTCACATGGAATGCGTGGGCCGTATCGAGGCCCTGGGCCCGGACACCGCGGGGCTGGAGGTCGGTGAGCGTGTGGTGGTCGCCGCCGTACCGGCGGTACCAGGGCCCCCGGTGGCCGGCACCTGGCAGGAGTACCTCGTCGCCGACACACGAAGGCTCCTGCCGGTCCCCGACGGCCTGAGCGACTCCAGCGCCTGCCAACTTGCCGTCAATCCGTTGACCGCGCTGCTCCTGGTGACGCGCGTACTCGATGTGCGGCCGGGCGAATGGCTGTTGCAGACGGCGGCGGGTTCCACCGTCGGCCGGCTCGTCATCCAGCTGTGCCGGCACCTGGGCATTCGCACGATCAATGTCGTGCGTCGGCGGGATGCCGTCGAGGAGATCAAGGCGCTCGGTGGGGACGAGGTCATCTGTACCGAGGACGAGGACCTGGTGCGGCGTGTGGCCGAGATCGCGGGGCCGGCGGGCGTGCGCAAGGCCACCGACTGTGTCGCGGGAGTCGTGGGTGCCCAGGTGTCCCAGGCGTTGGCCCCGGGGGGAGAGGTCGTGGTCTACGGCGCGCTGTCCACCCATCGGCAGACCGATCCGGCGGCGCTGACGATCCCGTTGCAGGCCCGCTCGGTGATCTACGAGACCAAAGTGGTCCGTGGTTTCTGGCTGAACCGCTGGTTCGCCACCGCCACGCCCGAGGATGCGCTGCGCGCGCTGTCCGAGGTGCGTGGACTGGTCACTGACGGCGTCCTGAGCATCCCCGAGGGCCGGCCCTTCCCACTCGAACGCTTCGCCGAAGCCCTCGCGCTCGCCGAAACACCCGCACGCGACGCCAAGCCACTCTTCGTCTTCGAGGACGGCACGAACGAGGACGACAGGTAG